One region of Culex pipiens pallens isolate TS chromosome 2, TS_CPP_V2, whole genome shotgun sequence genomic DNA includes:
- the LOC120418148 gene encoding uncharacterized protein LOC120418148 isoform X2 has product MVSKVCWILLGVLVTQVVGKPVTDEDRDHDRDPTLNEIATNQPCGQSSGSLGKTLKCYAKGPLLSKDLLLPAKRNAVQVDTGPISCEEVTGYIMALHRTYSRRCANLADRCPPEYRYAVSWFGRVSRDMAQKCDKESGSAEN; this is encoded by the exons ATGGTGTCCAAGGTGTGCTGGATACTACTTGGAGTGTTGGTGACCCAAGTTGTTGGAAAGCCTGTGACCGATGAAG ATCGCGATCATGATCGAGACCCAACTTTAAATGAGATAGCGACAAACCAACCTTGCGGCCAATCGTCCGGATCCTTGGGCAAAACGCTCAAGTGTTACGCCAAGGGACCACTGCTTTCCAAGGATCTGCTCCTACCAGCGAAGCGCAACGCCGTCCAGGTCGACACCGGTCCGATCAGCTGCGAAGAGGTCACCGGATACATCATGGCCCTGCATCGAACGTACAGCCGACGGTGCGCCAACCTGGCGGATAGGTGTCCCCCAGAGTACCGGTACGCCGTTTCGTGGTTTGGCCGAGTTTCCCGCGATATGGCGCAAAAGTGCGACAAAGAGAGTGGTAGCGCCGAGAATTGA
- the LOC120418148 gene encoding uncharacterized protein LOC120418148 isoform X1: MVSKVCWILLGVLVTQVVGKPVTDEEWNIPLPDYPDRDHDRDPTLNEIATNQPCGQSSGSLGKTLKCYAKGPLLSKDLLLPAKRNAVQVDTGPISCEEVTGYIMALHRTYSRRCANLADRCPPEYRYAVSWFGRVSRDMAQKCDKESGSAEN; the protein is encoded by the exons ATGGTGTCCAAGGTGTGCTGGATACTACTTGGAGTGTTGGTGACCCAAGTTGTTGGAAAGCCTGTGACCGATGAAG AATGGAATATCCCTCTTCCGGACTATCCAGATCGCGATCATGATCGAGACCCAACTTTAAATGAGATAGCGACAAACCAACCTTGCGGCCAATCGTCCGGATCCTTGGGCAAAACGCTCAAGTGTTACGCCAAGGGACCACTGCTTTCCAAGGATCTGCTCCTACCAGCGAAGCGCAACGCCGTCCAGGTCGACACCGGTCCGATCAGCTGCGAAGAGGTCACCGGATACATCATGGCCCTGCATCGAACGTACAGCCGACGGTGCGCCAACCTGGCGGATAGGTGTCCCCCAGAGTACCGGTACGCCGTTTCGTGGTTTGGCCGAGTTTCCCGCGATATGGCGCAAAAGTGCGACAAAGAGAGTGGTAGCGCCGAGAATTGA
- the LOC120418146 gene encoding uncharacterized protein LOC120418146 yields the protein MITALILSLLAIAQGLQAAPAGSAGCDPASNSISGFRKCYSRGPVLATAMLPTPRSYGAAGSIVVSCEEMTGYILALNRFYERRCVRMRQECPQELQYAITWFATVGTDLAIQCDSKRSNAALSAAHEKDYDSRFPDILAEVDYDPDPYYPTYKPEIASPGPTKSKSL from the exons ATGATCACCGCGTTGATCCTCTCGCTTCTAGCAATCGCCCAAGGCCTGCAGGCTGCACCCGCCGGTTCCGCCGGCTGTGACCCCGCCTCCAACTCGATCTCCGGCTTTCGCAAGTGCTACTCTCGCGGACCGGTCCTAGCCACGGCCATGCTGCCGACGCCGCGATCGTACGGCGCGGCCGGTTCGATCGTCGTCAGCTGCGAAGAGATGACCGGGTACATCCTGGCGCTGAACCGGTTCTACGAGCGGCGGTGCGTCCGCATGAGGCAGGAGTGTCCCCAGGAGCTGCAGTACGCGATCACGTGGTTCGCCACGGTCGGGACGGATTTGGCTATTCAGTGTGACTCGAAGCGGAGCAATG ctGCGTTATCGGCGGCGCACGAGAAGGACTACGATAGTCGGTTTCCGG ATATCTTGGCAGAGGTAGATTACGATCCGGATCCAT ACTATCCAACGTATAAGCCTGAAATAGCCTCTCCAGGTCCAACTAAAAGTAAGTCATTGTAG